The proteins below come from a single Eubacterium limosum genomic window:
- a CDS encoding CTP synthase: protein MKTKYIFVTGGVVSSLGKGITSASLGRLLKARGLKVSIQKFDPYLNYDPGTMSPYQHGEVFVTDDGAETDLDLGHYERFTDESLGQYSNVTTGKVYWNVISKERRGDYLGGTVQVIPHITNEIKESILRVSESAANPDVVITEIGGTVGDIESLPYLEAIRQFEGDLGPENVLYIHVTLLPYLGKAGELKTKPTQHSVKELRSIGIQPDIIVLRSEKEVEDSLKDKISLFCNVDKDAVVTNLDAPELYEVPLMLEKEGLARLVCSKLKMRCKDPDLTEWKELVTRAKSLENKATIALVGKYVELHDAYLSVAEALRHGGIANNAEVTIKWVHSEDLNEQNVDRIMKDVDGIIVPGGFGNRGIEGKIEAIRWARENKIPFLGLCLGLQLTVIEFARNVAGLEGANSIELDEETPYPVISLMEEQKKIQNMGGTMRLGAYPCELKEGSRACAAYGGAKTIEERHRHRYEVNDEYIQTLAEKGLVFSGMSPDGVLVEMVELKEHPFFIATQAHPEFKSRPNKAHPLFSSFVEAAMNDRNKGSR, encoded by the coding sequence ATGAAAACAAAGTATATATTTGTAACCGGCGGTGTGGTTTCTTCACTTGGAAAGGGGATCACCAGTGCATCCCTTGGGCGTTTGCTCAAGGCCAGAGGCCTGAAGGTGTCCATTCAGAAATTCGACCCCTACCTCAATTATGATCCGGGTACCATGAGCCCGTACCAGCACGGCGAGGTCTTCGTGACCGATGACGGCGCAGAGACCGACCTCGACCTCGGCCACTACGAGCGTTTTACCGATGAAAGCCTGGGCCAGTACAGCAACGTGACCACCGGCAAGGTCTATTGGAATGTCATCTCCAAGGAACGCCGGGGCGATTACCTGGGCGGTACCGTACAGGTTATCCCGCACATCACCAATGAGATCAAGGAAAGCATCCTGCGCGTGTCTGAGAGCGCAGCTAACCCGGACGTGGTCATCACCGAAATCGGCGGTACAGTGGGCGATATTGAGAGCTTGCCTTACCTGGAGGCCATCCGCCAGTTTGAGGGCGACCTGGGCCCGGAAAACGTGCTCTATATCCATGTCACCCTGCTGCCCTACCTGGGCAAGGCCGGCGAGCTCAAGACCAAGCCTACCCAGCACTCGGTCAAGGAGCTGCGCAGCATCGGCATTCAGCCGGACATCATTGTCCTGCGCTCCGAAAAGGAAGTAGAGGACAGCCTTAAGGATAAGATCAGCCTGTTCTGCAACGTGGACAAGGACGCAGTCGTCACCAACCTGGACGCGCCGGAGCTGTACGAAGTGCCGCTGATGCTTGAGAAGGAAGGACTGGCCCGGCTGGTCTGCAGCAAGCTCAAAATGCGCTGCAAGGACCCGGACCTCACCGAGTGGAAGGAGCTGGTCACCCGCGCCAAGAGCCTGGAAAACAAGGCGACCATCGCTCTGGTGGGCAAGTACGTCGAGCTTCATGACGCGTACCTGTCCGTCGCCGAAGCCCTGCGCCACGGCGGCATTGCAAACAACGCCGAGGTTACCATCAAATGGGTGCACTCCGAGGATTTAAACGAACAGAACGTGGACCGTATCATGAAGGATGTGGACGGGATCATCGTGCCCGGCGGCTTTGGCAACCGCGGCATCGAGGGTAAAATCGAAGCGATCCGCTGGGCCCGCGAAAACAAGATCCCGTTCCTGGGGCTCTGTCTGGGCTTACAGCTCACCGTCATCGAGTTTGCCCGCAATGTGGCAGGCTTAGAGGGCGCCAACAGCATCGAGCTGGACGAGGAGACACCTTATCCGGTTATCAGCCTCATGGAGGAACAGAAAAAAATCCAGAACATGGGCGGCACCATGCGTCTGGGCGCTTACCCCTGTGAGCTCAAGGAAGGCTCCCGCGCCTGTGCGGCTTACGGCGGCGCCAAGACCATCGAGGAACGCCACCGCCACCGCTACGAGGTCAACGACGAGTACATTCAGACGCTGGCCGAAAAGGGCCTGGTATTCTCCGGTATGTCACCTGACGGCGTTTTAGTGGAAATGGTCGAGCTCAAGGAGCATCCTTTCTTCATCGCCACCCAGGCCCATCCGGAATTCAAATCCCGCCCGAACAAAGCCCATCCGCTTTTCAGCAGCTTTGTGGAAGCGGCCATGAACGACAGAAACAAGGGAAGCCGTTAA